Proteins from a genomic interval of Xylocopa sonorina isolate GNS202 chromosome 6, iyXylSono1_principal, whole genome shotgun sequence:
- the LOC143424229 gene encoding protein O-mannosyl-transferase TMTC4 isoform X1, which produces MSLKTSTSLPDVPLSFSLIIIVALSLCFVNSYNGEFVFDDSEAIVHNEDVQTSPLIDVFKNDFWGTRLTYKQSHKSYRPFTILSFRLHFWLRGSLIAQDYHIVNIILHIIVSMLMLPVFNILLGTRERTIAFYATALFAVHPIHTEAVSGIVGRAELLCALFMWVSIIFYYYSIYARRLVYRWFSMCGCIISIATAMLCKETGITAVGICCIYDIVIVNKLFPYSIISVIRSRHSYGQIKDFIRQRRKLLIRIFILCATSLILIISRFSIMGFKAPTFQPVDNPASFMRNAFLRMLNYSYIYCLNVWLLICPVWLCFDWSMGCIPLITSIENRVLFVLLFWLILGTMFVHMFNSYQDEFLRHTIMGLTMLIVPFLPASNVFFNVGFVLAERTLYIPSAGYCLLLIIGLQKLCNRVSIQYLLLAYVTLISLFFARSWIRSEQWKTETTLFKSALHVCPLNAKVHYNIAKNAADAGNATFAQYEYEEALKLNPTYAQAMNNLGNLRKDQGKYSEAEALFKRAIELQEDFATAWMNLGIVLSALKKYKESEKCYLTALSHRSKYPDCFYNLGVLYLEQKNYDKALKAWESATRQRNTHRRAWTNMILLLDDLGMREDALKIANQALQFLPHDASVHFNIANILGKAGNFVEAEMHFKNAISKNPRDAMFYTNLGVLYHRWNKLDEAENMYKKALEIKPELSSAKENLRKLYSLRSSIK; this is translated from the exons ATGTCTTTAAAAACGAGTACTTCACTGCCAG ATGTACCGctatcattttcattaattataATTGTTGCATTATCTCTGTGCTTTGTAAATAGTTACAATGGTGAATTTGTATTCGACGATTCTGAAGCCATTGTCCATAACGAAGATGTACAAACCAGCCCTTTAATAGATGTATTTAAAAACGATTTTTGGGGTACAAGACTGACGTACAAGCAAAGTCACAAGTCGTATAgaccatttacaatcttgtccTTTAG ATTACACTTTTGGCTTCGCGGAAGTTTGATAGCTCAGGATTATCATATTGTGAATATAATACTTCATatcatcgtttctatgttaatgTTACCAGTATTCAATATTCTTTTGGGAACCAGGGAAAGGACCATTGCATTTTATGCCACTGCATTGTTTGCTGTTCATCCGATACATACAGAAGCT GTTTCAGGTATTGTAGGTAGAGCAGAATTATTATGCGCTCTATTCATGTGGGTATCCATTATATTCTATTATTATTCAATTTATGCGAGGAGATTAGTGTATAGATGGTTCAGTATGTGCGGTTGTATTATATCTATTGCAACTGCGATGCTGTGCAAAGAAACAGGAATTACTGCAGTG GGAATTTGTTGTATAtatgatatagtaatagtaaataaACTATTCCCGTATAGTATAATCTCGGTTATAAGATCGAGACATTCTTATGGGCAAATAAAGGATTTCATACGGCAAAGACGAAAATTATTAATCAGAATTTTTATACTTTGCGCGACTAGTCTAATACTTATAATCTCAAGATTCAGCATTATGGGATTTAAAGCCCCAACTTTTCAGCCTGTAGATAACCCAGCATCATTTATGCGCAATGCATTTTTACGAATGCTAAATTACAGTTATATTTATTGTTTGAATGTATGGCTATTAATATGCCCTGTGTGGCTATGTTTCGATTGGTCGATGGGTTGTATACCATTAATCACATCCATTGAGAACAGAGTACTTTTTGTTCTGTTATTCTGGCTAATACTTGGTACAATGTTTGTACACATGTTTAATTCCTATCAAGACGAGTTTTTGAg aCACACGATTATGGGATTGACAATGCTCATTGTTCCATTTTTACCAGCCAGCAATGTATTTTTTAATGTTGGCTTTGTTTTGGCGGAGAGAACGCTATACATTCCCTCTGCCGGATATTGTCTGTTACTTATAATCGGATTACAAAAGCTTTGTAATCGTGTTtctatacaatatttattgttggCATACGTAACGTTGATTTCGTTATTCTTCGCACGGTCGTGGATAAGAAGCGAACAATGGAAAACTGAAACCACGCTCTTCAAATCAGCATTACATGTTTGCCCGTTAAACGCTAAAGTGCACTACAATATTGCGAAAAATGCTGCCGATGCTGGCAACGCTACGTTCGCGCAATACGAGTACGAGGAAGCTTTAAA ACTGAATCCCACGTATGCTCAAGCTATGAACAATCTTGGGAATTTACGAAAAGATCAAGGAAAGTATTCAGAAGCGGAAGCTTTGTTTAAGCGAGCTATCGAGTTACA GGAGGACTTTGCCACAGCGTGGATGAATTTAGGCATCGTTTTATCGGCGCTAAAGAAGTATAAAGAATCAGAGAAATGTTATTTAACTGCACTGTCGCATAGAAGCAAATACCCCGATTGTTTTTATAACTTGGGTGTGCTG TACTTGGAACAGAAAAATTATGATAAAGCTTTGAAAGCTTGGGAATCTGCTACCAGACAAAGAAACACGCATAGAAGAGCATGGACCAATATGATATTACTTCTTGACGATTTAG GTATGCGCGAGGACGCCCTCAAAATAGCGAATCAAGCTTTACAATTTCTACCGCACGACGCCTCTGTCCATTTTAATATTGCAAATATATTAGGAAAAGCTGGAAATTTTGTGGAGGCGGAAATGCACTTTAAAAATGCAATATCAAAAAATCCTCGTGACGCCATGTTTTATACGAACTTGGGTGTCCTATATCACAGATGGAATAAACTTGACGAAGcggaaaatatgtataaaaaagCGCTAGAAATTAAACCAGAATTAAGCAGCGCGAAGGAGAATTTGAGAAAATTGTATTCTTTGAGATCTTCAATAAAATGA
- the LOC143424229 gene encoding protein O-mannosyl-transferase TMTC4 isoform X3, whose product MLMLPVFNILLGTRERTIAFYATALFAVHPIHTEAVSGIVGRAELLCALFMWVSIIFYYYSIYARRLVYRWFSMCGCIISIATAMLCKETGITAVGICCIYDIVIVNKLFPYSIISVIRSRHSYGQIKDFIRQRRKLLIRIFILCATSLILIISRFSIMGFKAPTFQPVDNPASFMRNAFLRMLNYSYIYCLNVWLLICPVWLCFDWSMGCIPLITSIENRVLFVLLFWLILGTMFVHMFNSYQDEFLRHTIMGLTMLIVPFLPASNVFFNVGFVLAERTLYIPSAGYCLLLIIGLQKLCNRVSIQYLLLAYVTLISLFFARSWIRSEQWKTETTLFKSALHVCPLNAKVHYNIAKNAADAGNATFAQYEYEEALKLNPTYAQAMNNLGNLRKDQGKYSEAEALFKRAIELQEDFATAWMNLGIVLSALKKYKESEKCYLTALSHRSKYPDCFYNLGVLYLEQKNYDKALKAWESATRQRNTHRRAWTNMILLLDDLGMREDALKIANQALQFLPHDASVHFNIANILGKAGNFVEAEMHFKNAISKNPRDAMFYTNLGVLYHRWNKLDEAENMYKKALEIKPELSSAKENLRKLYSLRSSIK is encoded by the exons atgttaatgTTACCAGTATTCAATATTCTTTTGGGAACCAGGGAAAGGACCATTGCATTTTATGCCACTGCATTGTTTGCTGTTCATCCGATACATACAGAAGCT GTTTCAGGTATTGTAGGTAGAGCAGAATTATTATGCGCTCTATTCATGTGGGTATCCATTATATTCTATTATTATTCAATTTATGCGAGGAGATTAGTGTATAGATGGTTCAGTATGTGCGGTTGTATTATATCTATTGCAACTGCGATGCTGTGCAAAGAAACAGGAATTACTGCAGTG GGAATTTGTTGTATAtatgatatagtaatagtaaataaACTATTCCCGTATAGTATAATCTCGGTTATAAGATCGAGACATTCTTATGGGCAAATAAAGGATTTCATACGGCAAAGACGAAAATTATTAATCAGAATTTTTATACTTTGCGCGACTAGTCTAATACTTATAATCTCAAGATTCAGCATTATGGGATTTAAAGCCCCAACTTTTCAGCCTGTAGATAACCCAGCATCATTTATGCGCAATGCATTTTTACGAATGCTAAATTACAGTTATATTTATTGTTTGAATGTATGGCTATTAATATGCCCTGTGTGGCTATGTTTCGATTGGTCGATGGGTTGTATACCATTAATCACATCCATTGAGAACAGAGTACTTTTTGTTCTGTTATTCTGGCTAATACTTGGTACAATGTTTGTACACATGTTTAATTCCTATCAAGACGAGTTTTTGAg aCACACGATTATGGGATTGACAATGCTCATTGTTCCATTTTTACCAGCCAGCAATGTATTTTTTAATGTTGGCTTTGTTTTGGCGGAGAGAACGCTATACATTCCCTCTGCCGGATATTGTCTGTTACTTATAATCGGATTACAAAAGCTTTGTAATCGTGTTtctatacaatatttattgttggCATACGTAACGTTGATTTCGTTATTCTTCGCACGGTCGTGGATAAGAAGCGAACAATGGAAAACTGAAACCACGCTCTTCAAATCAGCATTACATGTTTGCCCGTTAAACGCTAAAGTGCACTACAATATTGCGAAAAATGCTGCCGATGCTGGCAACGCTACGTTCGCGCAATACGAGTACGAGGAAGCTTTAAA ACTGAATCCCACGTATGCTCAAGCTATGAACAATCTTGGGAATTTACGAAAAGATCAAGGAAAGTATTCAGAAGCGGAAGCTTTGTTTAAGCGAGCTATCGAGTTACA GGAGGACTTTGCCACAGCGTGGATGAATTTAGGCATCGTTTTATCGGCGCTAAAGAAGTATAAAGAATCAGAGAAATGTTATTTAACTGCACTGTCGCATAGAAGCAAATACCCCGATTGTTTTTATAACTTGGGTGTGCTG TACTTGGAACAGAAAAATTATGATAAAGCTTTGAAAGCTTGGGAATCTGCTACCAGACAAAGAAACACGCATAGAAGAGCATGGACCAATATGATATTACTTCTTGACGATTTAG GTATGCGCGAGGACGCCCTCAAAATAGCGAATCAAGCTTTACAATTTCTACCGCACGACGCCTCTGTCCATTTTAATATTGCAAATATATTAGGAAAAGCTGGAAATTTTGTGGAGGCGGAAATGCACTTTAAAAATGCAATATCAAAAAATCCTCGTGACGCCATGTTTTATACGAACTTGGGTGTCCTATATCACAGATGGAATAAACTTGACGAAGcggaaaatatgtataaaaaagCGCTAGAAATTAAACCAGAATTAAGCAGCGCGAAGGAGAATTTGAGAAAATTGTATTCTTTGAGATCTTCAATAAAATGA
- the LOC143424229 gene encoding protein O-mannosyl-transferase TMTC4 isoform X2: MFDKLNLSKRQYVFKNEYFTASYNGEFVFDDSEAIVHNEDVQTSPLIDVFKNDFWGTRLTYKQSHKSYRPFTILSFRLHFWLRGSLIAQDYHIVNIILHIIVSMLMLPVFNILLGTRERTIAFYATALFAVHPIHTEAVSGIVGRAELLCALFMWVSIIFYYYSIYARRLVYRWFSMCGCIISIATAMLCKETGITAVGICCIYDIVIVNKLFPYSIISVIRSRHSYGQIKDFIRQRRKLLIRIFILCATSLILIISRFSIMGFKAPTFQPVDNPASFMRNAFLRMLNYSYIYCLNVWLLICPVWLCFDWSMGCIPLITSIENRVLFVLLFWLILGTMFVHMFNSYQDEFLRHTIMGLTMLIVPFLPASNVFFNVGFVLAERTLYIPSAGYCLLLIIGLQKLCNRVSIQYLLLAYVTLISLFFARSWIRSEQWKTETTLFKSALHVCPLNAKVHYNIAKNAADAGNATFAQYEYEEALKLNPTYAQAMNNLGNLRKDQGKYSEAEALFKRAIELQEDFATAWMNLGIVLSALKKYKESEKCYLTALSHRSKYPDCFYNLGVLYLEQKNYDKALKAWESATRQRNTHRRAWTNMILLLDDLGMREDALKIANQALQFLPHDASVHFNIANILGKAGNFVEAEMHFKNAISKNPRDAMFYTNLGVLYHRWNKLDEAENMYKKALEIKPELSSAKENLRKLYSLRSSIK, encoded by the exons ATGTTCGATAAGCTTAATTTAAGCAAAAGACAATATGTCTTTAAAAACGAGTACTTCACTGCCAG TTACAATGGTGAATTTGTATTCGACGATTCTGAAGCCATTGTCCATAACGAAGATGTACAAACCAGCCCTTTAATAGATGTATTTAAAAACGATTTTTGGGGTACAAGACTGACGTACAAGCAAAGTCACAAGTCGTATAgaccatttacaatcttgtccTTTAG ATTACACTTTTGGCTTCGCGGAAGTTTGATAGCTCAGGATTATCATATTGTGAATATAATACTTCATatcatcgtttctatgttaatgTTACCAGTATTCAATATTCTTTTGGGAACCAGGGAAAGGACCATTGCATTTTATGCCACTGCATTGTTTGCTGTTCATCCGATACATACAGAAGCT GTTTCAGGTATTGTAGGTAGAGCAGAATTATTATGCGCTCTATTCATGTGGGTATCCATTATATTCTATTATTATTCAATTTATGCGAGGAGATTAGTGTATAGATGGTTCAGTATGTGCGGTTGTATTATATCTATTGCAACTGCGATGCTGTGCAAAGAAACAGGAATTACTGCAGTG GGAATTTGTTGTATAtatgatatagtaatagtaaataaACTATTCCCGTATAGTATAATCTCGGTTATAAGATCGAGACATTCTTATGGGCAAATAAAGGATTTCATACGGCAAAGACGAAAATTATTAATCAGAATTTTTATACTTTGCGCGACTAGTCTAATACTTATAATCTCAAGATTCAGCATTATGGGATTTAAAGCCCCAACTTTTCAGCCTGTAGATAACCCAGCATCATTTATGCGCAATGCATTTTTACGAATGCTAAATTACAGTTATATTTATTGTTTGAATGTATGGCTATTAATATGCCCTGTGTGGCTATGTTTCGATTGGTCGATGGGTTGTATACCATTAATCACATCCATTGAGAACAGAGTACTTTTTGTTCTGTTATTCTGGCTAATACTTGGTACAATGTTTGTACACATGTTTAATTCCTATCAAGACGAGTTTTTGAg aCACACGATTATGGGATTGACAATGCTCATTGTTCCATTTTTACCAGCCAGCAATGTATTTTTTAATGTTGGCTTTGTTTTGGCGGAGAGAACGCTATACATTCCCTCTGCCGGATATTGTCTGTTACTTATAATCGGATTACAAAAGCTTTGTAATCGTGTTtctatacaatatttattgttggCATACGTAACGTTGATTTCGTTATTCTTCGCACGGTCGTGGATAAGAAGCGAACAATGGAAAACTGAAACCACGCTCTTCAAATCAGCATTACATGTTTGCCCGTTAAACGCTAAAGTGCACTACAATATTGCGAAAAATGCTGCCGATGCTGGCAACGCTACGTTCGCGCAATACGAGTACGAGGAAGCTTTAAA ACTGAATCCCACGTATGCTCAAGCTATGAACAATCTTGGGAATTTACGAAAAGATCAAGGAAAGTATTCAGAAGCGGAAGCTTTGTTTAAGCGAGCTATCGAGTTACA GGAGGACTTTGCCACAGCGTGGATGAATTTAGGCATCGTTTTATCGGCGCTAAAGAAGTATAAAGAATCAGAGAAATGTTATTTAACTGCACTGTCGCATAGAAGCAAATACCCCGATTGTTTTTATAACTTGGGTGTGCTG TACTTGGAACAGAAAAATTATGATAAAGCTTTGAAAGCTTGGGAATCTGCTACCAGACAAAGAAACACGCATAGAAGAGCATGGACCAATATGATATTACTTCTTGACGATTTAG GTATGCGCGAGGACGCCCTCAAAATAGCGAATCAAGCTTTACAATTTCTACCGCACGACGCCTCTGTCCATTTTAATATTGCAAATATATTAGGAAAAGCTGGAAATTTTGTGGAGGCGGAAATGCACTTTAAAAATGCAATATCAAAAAATCCTCGTGACGCCATGTTTTATACGAACTTGGGTGTCCTATATCACAGATGGAATAAACTTGACGAAGcggaaaatatgtataaaaaagCGCTAGAAATTAAACCAGAATTAAGCAGCGCGAAGGAGAATTTGAGAAAATTGTATTCTTTGAGATCTTCAATAAAATGA